One region of Dehalococcoidales bacterium genomic DNA includes:
- a CDS encoding PLP-dependent aspartate aminotransferase family protein: MKFETLAIHTGERPDRAYGAVSVPIYQTSTFVFEDIGKTRGYDYSRTSNPTRKVLEETIARLEGGKAGFALATGMAAETTAIHLLKAGDHVISGDDVYGGTYRLFHDVMSNFGVEFTFLRMDIRQKIEDAIKPNTKMLWLETPSNPLLNIIDLEMAVDVARKHKLLTVIDNTFATPYCLRPIEYGIDVVVHSTTKYLNGHCDVVGGAIVTATDELSERVQFLLNAMGTCASPFDCWLVLRGIETLPVRMRQHEVNASAVAAYLQGHPMVERVFYPGLESHPGHYVARRQMTGFGGMVSFEVKGGGEAAKACLRRIKIFALAESLGGVASLAEHPATMSHASMPEEHRRKVGITDGLVRLSVGLENKDDLIEDLQQALESD; the protein is encoded by the coding sequence ATGAAGTTTGAAACTCTAGCGATCCATACCGGGGAAAGGCCGGACCGGGCTTACGGCGCCGTTTCCGTGCCTATTTACCAGACTTCTACCTTTGTATTTGAAGATATTGGAAAGACCCGGGGTTACGATTATTCCCGAACGTCAAATCCGACCCGAAAGGTGCTGGAAGAGACAATCGCCCGGCTTGAGGGAGGAAAAGCCGGGTTTGCGCTTGCTACCGGCATGGCGGCTGAGACTACTGCCATTCACCTGCTCAAGGCTGGCGACCATGTGATTTCCGGGGATGATGTTTACGGAGGAACCTACCGGCTGTTCCACGATGTGATGAGCAATTTCGGAGTGGAATTCACTTTCCTGAGAATGGATATCCGGCAGAAGATTGAAGACGCCATAAAACCAAATACTAAAATGTTATGGCTGGAAACCCCCTCAAACCCGTTGCTTAACATCATTGACCTGGAGATGGCGGTAGATGTCGCCCGTAAACATAAGCTGCTAACGGTTATTGACAATACCTTCGCTACCCCCTACTGCTTGAGACCTATCGAATACGGGATTGATGTGGTTGTTCACTCCACCACCAAATACCTTAACGGACATTGTGACGTCGTCGGCGGAGCTATCGTGACGGCCACTGATGAGCTAAGCGAGAGAGTCCAGTTCCTGCTTAATGCCATGGGTACCTGTGCCTCGCCCTTTGACTGCTGGCTGGTACTTCGCGGAATTGAAACTCTGCCGGTGAGGATGAGACAGCATGAGGTGAATGCTTCGGCGGTGGCGGCTTACCTCCAGGGACACCCCATGGTAGAGAGGGTCTTCTACCCTGGATTAGAATCTCATCCGGGGCATTATGTTGCCCGTAGACAGATGACCGGGTTCGGCGGCATGGTCTCCTTTGAAGTAAAAGGTGGCGGGGAAGCGGCTAAAGCCTGCCTGCGCCGCATCAAGATATTTGCCCTGGCCGAGTCATTAGGCGGTGTCGCCTCCCTGGCCGAGCACCCGGCGACAATGAGTCACGCGTCAATGCCCGAGGAACACCGGAGGAAAGTGGGGATCACCGACGGATTGGTCAGGTTATCAGTGGGCCTGGAAAACAAGGATGACTTGATTGAGGACTTGCAGCAGGCACTGGAGTCTGATTAA
- the cysE gene encoding serine O-acetyltransferase — MFKTLREDIQTVFAKDPAARGLLEVLSCYPGLHALWAHRIAHFLWQRKLRFPARLLSHINRFFTNIEIHPGAKIGRRFFIDHGAGVVIGETADIGDDVLIYQGVVLGGTTLKKVKRHATIGNNVIIGAGAITLGPIHIGDGARIGSGSVVVKSVPPGATVVGIPGRVTEDHYAMVLELEHDKLPDPIAEAISLVLKEQEELEERLQRLENLSGVLVPEDGLREKRREMAREFSQGEGI, encoded by the coding sequence ATGTTTAAGACTTTAAGGGAAGACATCCAGACAGTATTTGCCAAAGACCCGGCGGCGCGGGGTTTACTCGAAGTGCTCTCCTGCTATCCCGGACTGCACGCCCTGTGGGCTCACCGCATTGCCCACTTTCTCTGGCAGCGCAAGCTGCGCTTTCCAGCCCGTCTCCTCTCTCACATCAACCGTTTTTTCACCAATATTGAGATCCATCCGGGGGCGAAAATCGGCCGGCGTTTCTTTATCGACCACGGGGCCGGCGTGGTCATCGGGGAGACGGCGGACATAGGCGATGATGTTTTGATATACCAGGGCGTTGTCCTCGGCGGGACCACTTTGAAGAAGGTCAAGCGCCATGCTACAATAGGAAATAATGTGATAATCGGGGCAGGAGCCATAACTCTGGGCCCTATTCACATCGGTGATGGTGCCAGGATTGGCTCAGGTTCGGTGGTGGTAAAATCGGTACCGCCCGGGGCTACCGTCGTTGGCATTCCGGGAAGGGTTACTGAGGATCACTATGCAATGGTACTGGAATTGGAGCACGACAAGTTACCCGACCCGATAGCCGAAGCTATCAGCCTGGTGCTGAAGGAGCAGGAGGAATTGGAAGAACGCCTGCAAAGATTGGAAAACCTGAGCGGGGTGCTGGTGCCTGAAGATGGACTCAGGGAGAAACGAAGAGAGATGGCCAGGGAGTTTAGCCAAGGAGAAGGGATATGA
- a CDS encoding sulfurtransferase TusA family protein: protein MAVITEYDLSGFVCPLSKVKAIQLLESLEDRETAKIILGDSESLKSVAQELKSRGLKPAFEQNGGSKFTLTVTK, encoded by the coding sequence ATGGCAGTGATTACAGAATATGATTTATCCGGCTTTGTCTGCCCTTTATCTAAAGTGAAGGCGATACAACTTCTGGAGAGCCTGGAAGATAGGGAAACGGCAAAGATAATACTGGGGGACAGTGAATCCCTGAAGAGCGTAGCGCAGGAGCTAAAATCCCGGGGCCTGAAACCGGCTTTTGAACAGAACGGGGGCAGTAAATTCACATTAACGGTTACTAAATAA